A window of Phycisphaeraceae bacterium genomic DNA:
AGCGCGACAACTACTACAACATCCTCAAAGTCCACGGCGGCGGTGATGGTCAGGCCCCCGACCAGCAAGTCACCGACTGGTCCACCCAACGCGAATCCAAGCTCCACACCGAGTCCGAAGGCACCCCCCGCCCCGCCAGCCCCCAGACACCGGTGACGCTGACGATTGGCGAGGTGTGAAACGGATGAATCCTTCACAAAATTCTCATCGGATTCAGACCCCCAGCAGGTATACTGGAGCAGTGTGAGGAAAATAAGAATCAGGAGAAAGTGATGAAACGCTCAATTCTGACCGTATGCGCTCTGACCACTCTGCTCACCAGCCCCCTCACGGCCTTCGCCGGCGTAGCACCCATCGAGGCGGGCTCACTCTTCTTCCTCTTGGGCCGCAGCGGCGAAACCGACCCCTTTGCCGCCCAAATCTCTGCCAACGTCACCGGGGCCGACGCCATCACCCTCATCGCTCCCGACGGCTCACCCATCCCGCTGGACATGATCGACACCGATAACGGCGACCTCTTCGCCGAAACCAACGCGCCCACCGTGTCAGACCTCCTCGACGGCACCGGCTCCCCCGGCGAATCGACCTGGCAGGTCCTCGTCGAGTTCCCCGGCAGCGTTGTGAGCACCTACACCTTCCAGGCGCTCTTCGAGTCCTCCCTCACGGAGACCGACTTCCCCCAACGCGCCACCATAACCAACCCCACGCCGGGCCCGACTTCGATCGCCCCCACCTCCATCGACTGGACCGAACCCCCCGATGCCGCCCTCGCCGACGCCGTGATCGTTAGCCTCAACTCCGATGCCGTCGGTGACTTCTTCGAGCAGAGCACCCTAGAGGGCACCCTTACCCTCAACCCCGGCTCAGCCAACGAATCGGTCGCGATCCCAGCCGCCACCGACCCCGGCGAGTACCAACTCGATATCGAGTACGCCCGCATCGGCGACCCTACCGCCGTCGGACTATCCACCCTCACCCGCGTTTCCGGACCGATCATCGACTGGGGCCTGCCCGCCGTGGTCGCCAGCCTCCCCTACCCCGACGACACCCCCTTCTACGCCATCACCGCCAACACCGAAGTCCGCTACACCCTCATCGACGTCGATGGCGACTTCAACGACGACTCACTGGTCAACGCCACCGACGCCGACATCCTCTACCAGAACATCGGCCTGACCTTCAGCCCGGAACTCGACCTCAGCCTCAACGGCATCGTCGACGGAGATGACTTCAACCTCTGGCTCGACCACTTCGGCACCCTCCCCGGCGACTTCAACTACGACCGCCGCGTCGACCTCATCGACCTCTCCACCCTCGCCACCAACTTCGGACTCCCCGCCTTCAACGCCTTCCAAGGCGACGCCAACGCCGACGGCATCGTCGACCTCATCGACCTCTCGATCCTCGCCACCAACTTCGGCTTCGACGGCACCTCAGTACCCGAGCCGGCCGCAGCGACGCTTGGGCTAATGAGCCTGGTGCTGATGCGTAGACGCTGACTTCCTACTCCCGGATCTCCACCGTGCTCTCGCCCGACGCCAGCATAAAGTAGACCAGCTCGATGTCCTCATCCAGCAGCCGCACGCAGCCCATTGACGCCTGCGAGCCGATCGACTCGGGCTCGATGGTGCCGTGGATGCCGTAGCCGCGCTTGCCCGCGGTGTTCGCGTCCGCTCCCTCCAGCGCGATCCAGTAGTTGCCGATGGGGTTGCGCGGGTCATCCCGCTGGTAGTACTCACCCGTCCGCGGGTTCCGCCAGTCCGGGTTGACCACCTTGCGCCCAGGCTCGACCACCCACAGCCCATCGGGCGTCGAATCGTTCTCACCGAGCCCCACCGGGAACGAGATCACGTGGATCGCCCCGCCCTGCGGGTCCTTGCCAAACACGTCCATCACATAATGACTCCGCACCACGCGAGCGTGCAGCGGGCCCCGCAAAACCTTGAGATATTGACCCGCACGGATGCGATTCGCGTCCACGCCGTTGATCCGCTCGATGAGCTGATACGGGATATCAAACCGTGGGCCGATCCGTGACAGATAATCCCCCGACTGGATCCGGTACCGCTCGGCGAGATCATCACCGGGCGCGACCTGATCGGAAAACACCAGCGCCGCGTTCACGTCCGCCAGCTGCGCCCGCAGCGCATCCGCAATCGGCTTCGCCGGCATATCACCGCCATACAGTGCCCCGCTCATCACCCGCCGCGCCTCAACCAGCTGGCCCTGCGAGATCAACTCCGCACCACGCTGCACCGAAGCGTCCAATGAAGCATCGACCTGCGCCCAGGTTTGGACCCGAGAGCTCTGCGCCTGCTGCGCCACCAGTTGCTCCGCTGATCGCTCAAGCTCTTCCGAGCCCACGGGCGCCATCGCCTCATCAGCCTGTGCTGGATCACGACCCGGCCGCGTTGCCGAGTTCACGGCAGCCTGCGCCGGACGAGTAGTCGTCGCCACAGCACCCGACCCCGACTCGAACCGGATCGTCGGCGTGCTCAGGCTCTCGACGGGACGCGAGATCGTTGTATTGGGATTAGTCCCCGCGCCCGAGTCCGCTTGAGCCGACTCCGGCGACCCATCACCAAACCCACCCAAGACGTACACCAGCCCAGCAACCAGAACAATCACCAGCAGCAACGCCAACCAACGCTTCCCGCCCCCGCCTCGGCGACGACCCGAAACCCGATACAGCCGGTCCATCCCCGGCCGAGGTGATTGTGATGAAAGAACCATGGGCTGTCCTCCGTGAAACGCCCTTCACGGGCGATCAGGCGGGCGACGGCGTGTCACCCTCTTCCTGATTCGGCGATGTGACGCTTCCTGCGCCACCTCCGGATAGCGTAGCACCCCCACCCCCGCTTTCCGAGACCTCGCCCTCATCAACCCCCGGGACGCTCCGGGAAGCCACCCACGCCAGAAAACGCCCGATCCGCTCCTCGTAACCCCGGTTCGTCGGCGTGTAATAGGTCTTGTCCACCCCCAGATACGCCTGAGCCACATGCCCCTCCGCATCATCGTGCGCGTACCGATAACCCACGCCCCGCCCCAGCTTCTTCGCCCCCGCATAATGCCCGTCCTTGAGATGCTTGGGCACCGGCTGCGTCCGCTGCGCCTTGGCATCACTCATCGCCGACCAGATCGCCGTCGCCGAGGCATTCGACTTCGGGGCCGTCGCCATATAAATGGCCGCCTGCGCCAGCGTCAGTTGGCACTCCGGCATCCCAACTCTGTGCGTGATCTCATAGGCCGCTGCCGCCACCTGAATCGCCTGCGGGTCCGCATTACCCACGTCCTCAGAGGCCAGGATCGCGATCCGCCGGGCAATGAACATCGGGTCCTCCCCTGCATGAAGCATCCGCGCCAGCCAATACACCGCCGCATCCGGGTCAGAGCCCCGCATCGACTTGATGAACGCCGAGATCGTGTCGTAATGCTCATCCCCCGTCCCGTCATAAACGACCGCCTTCTGCTGGATCGACTGCTCGGCCAGCGCCAGATCGATCACCAGCGTCTCAGCCCCCTTCACCACCCCTTCGCTGAGAACCGCGACCTCCAACGCCGTCAGCACCCGCCTCGCGTCCCCATCCGACGCCATCGCCCAGTGCTCCACCGCCTCGGGCGTCAACTCGATCGGCAGCCCACCAAACCCACGCTCCACATCTTCTAAGACCCGACGCAGCAGCGTCTCGATCGCCACCTCATCCAACGGCTGAAACTCGAACACATGCGACCGGCTCACCAGCGGGGCATTGACCGCAAAAAACGGGTTCTCCGTCGTCGCCCCGATCAGCGTGATCACCCCCGACTCCACATCCCCCAGCAGCACATCCTGCTGCGCCCGATTAAACCGATGGATCTCATCCAAAAACAGAATCGTCCGCTGACCATGCAACTCCAGATGGCTCCGCGCACGATCCAGGATCTCTCGAACCTGCTTCACGCCCACCGTCGTCGCGTTCGTCTGCTCAAACCGGCGCTTGGTATGCGCCGCCAGCAGCGTCGCCAGACTCGTCTTCCCCGTGCCGGGCGGCCCACAAAACAGCGCCGACGACAAACGATCCGCCTCCAGCAACCGCCGCAGCAGCTTCCCCTCACCCAGAAAGTGCTCCTGCCCCACAAACTCCCCCAATGATCGCGGACGCATCCGCGCCGCCAACGGCTCCGCCGCCCGCCGACGCTCCGCCCGCTGATCCGACCACAAATCGTCCGAGCTCTTGCTCCGTTCCATCACCAAACCTTATGCCACATCCCATCTGACCCCAACGATACCGCACACTGGGCAGGTTAACCCCAAAACGGCTAACTGAATGTTTCGGCTGTATCTCCACTTCCAAGCCTTTGGAGTGATCTTGGTTTTCACCTGAGTCGATCTTCTGAGCACATGCCCTGGCGGCTCCTTATCCCATGGAGAACATCATGCTCAGCCTCTTCCACTCGCTCAAGCTCAGCACCCGGATCCTCGCCGTCTCGGTCACCATTCTGGTGGCGGTCGTCGCGGTCAACTACGTCCTGGTCGCCAGCAAGTACCAGGCTTCCGCCGAGAAGGCGATGGTCGAGAAAGCCGCCGCCTTCACCGCCGTCGCCGACTCAGCCAAGAACCACACCTCACTCCTTGCCGAGCAGGGTGCCTTCGACCGCGAGAAGCTCCGCGCTGAACTAGAAGCCGATATCGCCGCCGGGAAGCCCTACACCGAATCCAAAGCCTTCAACACCATCCCCGTCGTCGCCGGATGGAAGGCCGCTGAGCAAGCCGCTACCAAAGAAAACATCGAGTTCCGCGTCACCGCCTTCGAGGCCCGTAACCCCAAGAACGAGCCTCAGCCAGGAACCTTCGAGCACCAGTTGTTTGCTGACCTCGAAGACTCTTTTGCTACCGCCACAGATGAGAACATCTATCGCATCAACGAAGAGACCAACGAACTCCACTACCTCCGCGCGATCAAACTCACCGCCGACTGCATGACCTGCCACGGCGACCCCGCCACCTCAAATACCGGTGACGGCAAAGACCCTCTCGGATTCCCCATGGAGAACTGGAAGGTCGGCGACATGCACGGCGCTTTCCATGTCGTCATGCCCATGGCACCCGTTGATACTCAGGTCGCCGGGTTCATCACTTCGGGACTCCTCTTCACCGTGCCCATGACCATCGGCGGAGCCCTCATCATCTTCCTCATGCTCCGGTTTGCATTCGCCAAGCCCATCGCGGCCTTGGTTGAAAGACTCGCTGACATTGCTGAAGGTGATGGCGACCTCACCAAGCGCGTCGAAGATCGACGCTCCGATGAACTGGGACAGCTTGGCAAGGCATTTAATAAGTTCGTCCAGAAGGTGCACGACCTCGTCGCATCCGTCCAGGGTGCCTCTTCCGAAGTTGCCGCCGCATCCACCGAGATCGCCGCCTCATCCGAACAAATCTCCCGCGGGCTCGACGACCAGCAGCAGCAGACCGCCGTGATCGCTGCCTCCGCCGAAGAAATGTCGTCGTCCGTCAACGAGGTCGCCAACCGTGCCGCAGAATCACTCGGCAAGGCCGAAGAAGCAGGCAAGATGGCCGCCCAAGGCGGTGAAGTGGTCCGCCAAACCATCGAAGACATGCAGGAGATCGCCGACGCCGTCAAAGCCACCGCCGCCTGCGTCGAGGACCTCGGCAAACGCGGCGAACAGATCGGTGCGATCATCGAGGTCATCAACGACATTGCCGACCAGACCAACCTCCTCGCACTGAACGCAGCCATCGAAGCAGCTCGCGCCGGTGAGCACGGCAGAGGCTTCGCTGTCGTCGCCGATGAGGTCCGCAAACTCGCCGACCGCACCACCAAAGCCACCGAAGAAATCGCCGAATCCATTGAAGCGATCCAGACCGGCACCGGACAGGCCGTCGAACGTATGCAGTCGGGAACACAGCGAGTCACCCAAGGCGTCGAACGCGCCGGACAAGCCGGAAGCAGCCTGGAGTCCATCGTCGCCGGATCGCGCGAGGTCTACGACCTGGTCCAGAGCATCGCTACCTCGTCACGCGAACAATCGACGGCGAGCCAGAGCGTTACTGAGAGCGTCACCTCGATGTCCTCCGTGATCTCTGAATCTGCCGAAGGCTCACGCCAAGCCTCAGAAGCCGTCAACATGCTCTCTCAAAAGGCCGAGCAGCTCGCCTCGCTCATCGGCAAGTTCAAACTCCAAGCTCCCGATCGCCGCAAAGACGAAGGACCGGTCCCAAAGCACATCAGCGATCAACGAATCGATGTCGTTGCTAGCGGCCGAAAGCTCAACCAGTAAAGCAGACGTGACGAGAAAATCGCCATGGAACAACCCAAACCATGGCAACAGCAAGACCGATATTCCCATCACCGATAACCCAGCGACGGAACCTCCCAAGCCGCTGAGGCCGCCCAGCAGCTCTCCCTCCAGTCCGAACAGCTCATGTCCCTCATCGAGCAGTTCAAGACCAACAAGGACTAAGCCCAGCTGGGGCATGAAGGACACGACCAACACACTCCGCGCCGCGGGTCTCCTGAAAAGGAGGCCCGCGGTTTTATTCCACGGCTACACTGCCCTCATGGCTGGCGTTGTCGTTCAATGGGAGATGTCCGGGCTTGACTGCCTGGTGATCGGGGCCGGACCCACCGGCCGCCGACGGGCTGCGCTCATGACCGACCTCGGTGCCCATGTCACCGTCGTCGCACCCGACGCCAACCCCTCCGATCTCCCCGCCTCCGTCACCGTCTTCAACCGCCTTGCCGCCCCCGCCGACCTCCACGGCCGCCACCTGGTCATCCTCGCCACGGACAACCCCGACACACAGCACAGCCTCATGCAGGCCGCACAAGCCTTGCGCATCCCGGTCAACCGAGCCGACGACGGCGACGCGGGCGACCTCACCTTCCTCGCCACCCGATCTGCCGGCCCCCTGACCCTGAGCGTCTCCACCGCAGGGGCGTCCGCTTCCGCCGCCGTGACCATCGCCGAGGAGGCCCTCGCCGCCGTCGCGCCCGACTGGACCGCCCTGCTCGAAAAAGCCGCCGCCGAACGCGATCGCATCCAGCAACAAATCCCTCCGGGCCCCGCTCGACAGCAAATCCTCCGCCAGCTTGTCAATGAAGATTCACGAGCCGCCGCACGAGAAAGCGATCAGGCCCTAAGAGACCACTGGGATCAGCTCATCAGTCAAGCCCAAACCTCCGCGACCACGCAGAAGCCCAAGCCATGAACCCCAACGCCATCACACCCCTCATCCTTGGCGTACTCACCGCTGCCGCCCTGACGGCGTGGCTCATGGACACGCGCAACCTCATCAGCAAGTCACCTCAGACCCCCGCGACCACCCTCCTTGGCTGGATCACCACCCTCGCCACCGCCGCCCTTGGCATCACCCGATGGCTCTCCACCGACGACTGGCAACCCCTTCACAGCCATCTCGACGGCCTCGTTTTCATCGCCACGCTCCTGGGCATCGCCATCCTCTATCTCGCCAGCCGACCCCGACTCGGCCGCGTTGGCGTCATCGGCTGGCCCGTCATGGCCTTCCTCCTCGCCTGGGCGCTCTGCGCTTCAGCCTGGACCTACCGCCCCTTCCGACTCGATTCCATCGAACCGGTCTGGCGCATCGTCCACCTCGCCTGTGTCTACCTCGGCACCCTCTTCGCCCTGCTCGGCGCGATCGCAGGCGTCACCTACCTGCTGGTCTACCGCTCCATCAAACACCACAGCCTCGCCGCTCGACCCGGACTCCCCAGTCTCGAGTGGACCGAATCCGCCGTCATCCGCGCCACCACCCTTGGCTTTGCCATGCTCACCGTCGGCCTGATCTCGGGCGTCGTCGTCGTCACCGCAGAACCCGGCCGACTCGGTCCCGACTGGTGGTTCAGCCCCAAAGTCCTCCTCGCCGCCATCACCTGGCTGGTCTTCGCCCTGGCCATGAACGTCCGCCATATGAGCCTCTTTCGCGGCAAACGCGCCGCATGGCTCGCCATCACCGGGCTCATTCTCCTCCTCACCGTCCACGGCCTGGTCACCGCATGGCCCGCCTACTCCGACGCCGACAACAACTCGCCGACTCAAGACGCGGAGGCGGCACCATGAGCCTTGGCGTCATCGCCCTCGACTACCGCCAGGCCGGCGTTGATCGCCGCGAATCCATCGCGAGGCGCATCGCCCGCACCCCCGATGCGCTCGCACAACTCCGCTCCGCCGCCAACCTCGACGAATGCGTCCTCATCTCCACCTGCAACCGCGTCGAGGTCTACTGGTCCGCCGACCACACCGTCGAACCACGCCACGTCGCCGCCTGGCTCGAACCCGAACAATCCCTCGGACACTGGCAACCGCTCGCTGGCCGCGACACCATCGCCCACCTCATGCGCGTCGCCGCTGGCCTCGAATCCATGGTCCTCGGCGAACCCCAGATCCTCGGCCAGGTCCGCCTGTCCTACACCGAGGCCAACGAAGCCGGCAGCGTTGGCCCCCACCTCCACGCCCTCTTCCAGAAAGCCCTCGCCGTCGGCAAGAGCGCCCGCCAGTCCACCGCCATCGGTGAAGGCCGCACCTCGGTCGCCAGCATCGCCGTCACCCACGTCCGTGGCGTCTTCGACAAGCTCAGCGAGAAGACCATCCTCTCCGTCGGTGCCGGGCACATGTGCAAAGCCATGCTCCGCAGCCTGGAGAACGAGCGTCCGGCTCGCATTCTCATCGCCAATCGCTCCACCCAGCGTGCTACGGCACTCGCCGAGTCCCTCGGCACCGACGCCACCGTTTGCGTCTGGGACAACATCGCCGAAGCCCTGAGCCAGGCCGACATCGTCCTCTGCGGGACCGGCTCCTCAGAACCCGTGCTCACCGCTGAACTCTGCAAGACGGCGATGCACCATCGCAAGCAGCAACCCCAGGTGATCGTCGATGTCGCCGTCCCCCGTGATGTCGAACCTGAAGTCGGCCAGCTCCCCAACGTCTTCCTGGTCAATGTCGATCAGCTCCAGGACCTCGCTTCGCGCAACCTCGGCAAGCGCGCCGACGCCGTGACCGCCTGCGAACAGATCATCGAAGCCGAAGCCGATGCGCTCATCCAGATGCTCGCCCGCCAGGAAGCCGGACACGTCATCCGCAAACTCCGCCAACGAATCCAGGCCATCGCAGATGACGAACTCGCCCGCACACGCCAACGCATCGCCTGCCTGGATGGGAGCGCTGACGAAACCGAAATCATCATCCAGGAGCACACCCGCCGACTCCTCAACAAGATCCTCCACCTCCCAGTCTCACGGCTGGGCACCTCGCATCGCGTCAACCTCCTGAGCCAGATCCAGGTCCTCGAAGACGCCTTCCTGCTCGACGAACCCCTGCCAAACCGCCCGCCGACACCCGAGCCCGTGGACACCCCCGCCGACCAGCGGTAGCGTGCCCGCGTGACCCAAGCCCCCACCCCATCAAGCCTGCCTACCACGCTCACCGCTTGTCTTGCCCTCACCGCAGTCAGCTCGTGGGTCGTTGTCCAGCAGGGCATGCTCCCGATCAACGCGTGGGCGAGCATCGAGCAACTCCTCATCCTTCTGACATCCGGCCTCTGGGTCACCATGATCTGGATCGCTGGCTACGGCCTGGGCATCGAAGGAGCGCGTGCCCTCGATCCACAAAGGACATCACCTGTCGATCCACTCGCCGCGTCAATCCTTGGCGTCGGTGCGATCCTGCTCGGCCACTGGGTCAACGCCGCCACCATCGGCCTCGCCGCCTGGGCCGCCTGGCTGCTGGTCGGGCCGCTCGCGGCACTCGGCCTCTGGCACATCACCAAACGCATCCGATCCGGAGCGCTTCAAACCCTCAACCCACACCCGCTGATGGCCGCGCTGGGCTTGCCGCTGGGACTGCTCCTCGCCGCCGCCGCGTGCCCACCCGGGACGCTCTGGCGCGTCGAGGCTTATGGCTACGACGTGCTCTCCTACCACCTCCAGCTC
This region includes:
- a CDS encoding NAD(P)-dependent oxidoreductase, with the translated sequence MAGVVVQWEMSGLDCLVIGAGPTGRRRAALMTDLGAHVTVVAPDANPSDLPASVTVFNRLAAPADLHGRHLVILATDNPDTQHSLMQAAQALRIPVNRADDGDAGDLTFLATRSAGPLTLSVSTAGASASAAVTIAEEALAAVAPDWTALLEKAAAERDRIQQQIPPGPARQQILRQLVNEDSRAAARESDQALRDHWDQLISQAQTSATTQKPKP
- a CDS encoding replication-associated recombination protein A gives rise to the protein MERSKSSDDLWSDQRAERRRAAEPLAARMRPRSLGEFVGQEHFLGEGKLLRRLLEADRLSSALFCGPPGTGKTSLATLLAAHTKRRFEQTNATTVGVKQVREILDRARSHLELHGQRTILFLDEIHRFNRAQQDVLLGDVESGVITLIGATTENPFFAVNAPLVSRSHVFEFQPLDEVAIETLLRRVLEDVERGFGGLPIELTPEAVEHWAMASDGDARRVLTALEVAVLSEGVVKGAETLVIDLALAEQSIQQKAVVYDGTGDEHYDTISAFIKSMRGSDPDAAVYWLARMLHAGEDPMFIARRIAILASEDVGNADPQAIQVAAAAYEITHRVGMPECQLTLAQAAIYMATAPKSNASATAIWSAMSDAKAQRTQPVPKHLKDGHYAGAKKLGRGVGYRYAHDDAEGHVAQAYLGVDKTYYTPTNRGYEERIGRFLAWVASRSVPGVDEGEVSESGGGGATLSGGGAGSVTSPNQEEGDTPSPA
- the ccsA gene encoding cytochrome c biogenesis protein CcsA translates to MNPNAITPLILGVLTAAALTAWLMDTRNLISKSPQTPATTLLGWITTLATAALGITRWLSTDDWQPLHSHLDGLVFIATLLGIAILYLASRPRLGRVGVIGWPVMAFLLAWALCASAWTYRPFRLDSIEPVWRIVHLACVYLGTLFALLGAIAGVTYLLVYRSIKHHSLAARPGLPSLEWTESAVIRATTLGFAMLTVGLISGVVVVTAEPGRLGPDWWFSPKVLLAAITWLVFALAMNVRHMSLFRGKRAAWLAITGLILLLTVHGLVTAWPAYSDADNNSPTQDAEAAP
- the hemA gene encoding glutamyl-tRNA reductase, with the translated sequence MARLLRRRQQLADSRRGGGTMSLGVIALDYRQAGVDRRESIARRIARTPDALAQLRSAANLDECVLISTCNRVEVYWSADHTVEPRHVAAWLEPEQSLGHWQPLAGRDTIAHLMRVAAGLESMVLGEPQILGQVRLSYTEANEAGSVGPHLHALFQKALAVGKSARQSTAIGEGRTSVASIAVTHVRGVFDKLSEKTILSVGAGHMCKAMLRSLENERPARILIANRSTQRATALAESLGTDATVCVWDNIAEALSQADIVLCGTGSSEPVLTAELCKTAMHHRKQQPQVIVDVAVPRDVEPEVGQLPNVFLVNVDQLQDLASRNLGKRADAVTACEQIIEAEADALIQMLARQEAGHVIRKLRQRIQAIADDELARTRQRIACLDGSADETEIIIQEHTRRLLNKILHLPVSRLGTSHRVNLLSQIQVLEDAFLLDEPLPNRPPTPEPVDTPADQR
- a CDS encoding L,D-transpeptidase family protein, translated to MVLSSQSPRPGMDRLYRVSGRRRGGGGKRWLALLLVIVLVAGLVYVLGGFGDGSPESAQADSGAGTNPNTTISRPVESLSTPTIRFESGSGAVATTTRPAQAAVNSATRPGRDPAQADEAMAPVGSEELERSAEQLVAQQAQSSRVQTWAQVDASLDASVQRGAELISQGQLVEARRVMSGALYGGDMPAKPIADALRAQLADVNAALVFSDQVAPGDDLAERYRIQSGDYLSRIGPRFDIPYQLIERINGVDANRIRAGQYLKVLRGPLHARVVRSHYVMDVFGKDPQGGAIHVISFPVGLGENDSTPDGLWVVEPGRKVVNPDWRNPRTGEYYQRDDPRNPIGNYWIALEGADANTAGKRGYGIHGTIEPESIGSQASMGCVRLLDEDIELVYFMLASGESTVEIRE
- a CDS encoding methyl-accepting chemotaxis protein, whose translation is MLSLFHSLKLSTRILAVSVTILVAVVAVNYVLVASKYQASAEKAMVEKAAAFTAVADSAKNHTSLLAEQGAFDREKLRAELEADIAAGKPYTESKAFNTIPVVAGWKAAEQAATKENIEFRVTAFEARNPKNEPQPGTFEHQLFADLEDSFATATDENIYRINEETNELHYLRAIKLTADCMTCHGDPATSNTGDGKDPLGFPMENWKVGDMHGAFHVVMPMAPVDTQVAGFITSGLLFTVPMTIGGALIIFLMLRFAFAKPIAALVERLADIAEGDGDLTKRVEDRRSDELGQLGKAFNKFVQKVHDLVASVQGASSEVAAASTEIAASSEQISRGLDDQQQQTAVIAASAEEMSSSVNEVANRAAESLGKAEEAGKMAAQGGEVVRQTIEDMQEIADAVKATAACVEDLGKRGEQIGAIIEVINDIADQTNLLALNAAIEAARAGEHGRGFAVVADEVRKLADRTTKATEEIAESIEAIQTGTGQAVERMQSGTQRVTQGVERAGQAGSSLESIVAGSREVYDLVQSIATSSREQSTASQSVTESVTSMSSVISESAEGSRQASEAVNMLSQKAEQLASLIGKFKLQAPDRRKDEGPVPKHISDQRIDVVASGRKLNQ